The following nucleotide sequence is from Azoarcus sp. CIB.
GCAATGGTCGCCGACGTCGAGGAAATGGACCGCATCATCGGCCAGTTCCTCGATTTCGGGCGCGGCGAACCGCAGGAGCCCCTGCAGCTCGAGGACCTCGCGGGCCTGCTCGCCGACATCGCGGAACCCTATCGCCTGCGTGGCATCAAGGTGCGCCTCGACACACCGGCAAGCCTCCCGGTGCCGGTGCGCACCCTCCCGCTGCGGCGCGCGGTCCGCAACCTGATGGACAACGCGGTGCGCTACGCTGGAGAAGAAAATCCCATCAGCCTCACCCTTTCGAGCCGCGGCGACGAAGCCCTGATCGAAGTCGCCGATCGCGGCCCCGGCATTCCCGAGGCCGACATGGAGCGCATGCGACATCCCTTCACGCGGCTCGAGACCGCACGCTCGAACACCAAGGGCGCCGGCCTCGGCCTCGCCATCGTCGAACGCATCGTTGCCTCGCATGATGGCCGACTCGAGTTGCGCACCCGCAACGGCGGTGGCCTGCGCGCAATCATCCATCTGCCCCTTGAAGGACCGAAGCGCGGCCGCGGTCGCCTGCTCGCTGGCGAAAGCGAGGCAGACGGCGAGTAGTACAAACCGATTGCCACGCCGGTTCGCTATAATCCCCGCGCATGAAGATTCTTTTCGACCTGCTTCCCGTCATCCTGTTCTTTGCCGCCTACAAGTTCGCCGGACACGACCCGGCAGCGGCGCACGACCTCGCCACCCGGGTCCTCGGCGAGGGCATCCAGGCCACCCAGGCTCCCATCCTCATTGCGACGGCGGTCGCGATCCTCGCAACGGCCGGCCAGATCGCCTGGGTATGGTTCAGGCACCGCAAGGTCGACACGATGCTGTGGGTCAGCCTCGCGATCATCGTCGTATTCGGCGGCGCGACCCTGTTCTTCCACAATCCCACCTTCATCAAGTGGAAGCCGACCGCACTCTACTGGCTCTTCGGCATCACGCTCGCCGGCTCGGAGTTGCTGTTCCACCGCAACCTGATCCGCAAGATGCTCGAAGCGCAGGTGCGCCTCCCCGAGCCGGTGTGGGGGCGCCTCAGCCATGCCTGGACCGCGTTCTTCATCGGCATGGGCGTTCTCAACCTGTACGTCGCCTACAACTTTTCCGAAGAAAACTGGGTCAATTTCAAGCTCTTCGGTGGCATGGGCCTGATGCTTCTGTTCGTACTGGCCCAGGGCCTCTACCTCTCCAAACACATTCAGGAGGAAACCAGCTGATGCTTTACGTGCTGACGGGCGAAGACGCCCCGGGCAAACTCGACGCCCGCATGGCCGTGCGCCCGGCGCACCTCGCGCGCCTCGAAGCGCTGCGTGACGAGGGGCGGCTCGTGGTAGCCGGCCCCATGCCTGCAATCGACTCGCCCGACCCCGGCCCGGCCGGCTTCTTCGGCAGCCTCGTGATCGCCGAATTCCCGTCCCAGACGGACGCCGAAGCCTGGCTCGCGAGCGACCCGTACGTCACCAACGGAGTCTTCGCGCGCACCAGCGTGCGCCCGTACAAGAAGGTCCTGCCGTGACGGTGATCGACGAGATCAGGGACCGACTCGCGCTCCTCAACCCCCTCTCGATCGAAATCGAGGACGACAGCGCCCTGCACGCCGGACATGCCGGCGCCAAGGGCGGCGGCGGACACTACCGCATGACGATGGTGTCGGACGCATTTATCGGCAAAAATACGGTTGCACGTCACCGACTCATATATGGAGCGCTGGGCGAACTGATGCGAACCCGCATCCATGCACTCGCCATTCGCGCCCTGACGGCCGAAGAGGCCAACACTCAACCCAACAGGAAGGAACTTTGATGATTCGCTTTCCCAGCCGTCTCGCTCTTTGTCTCATGGCCGGCCTGATCGGCCAAGCGGCCCATGCCGCAGGCCCTGCTGCCACGGTGAACGGCACCGCGATCTCCGCTGCGCGCGCCGACGTGATGTTCAACGAGCAGCGCGCCCAGGGCGCTCCCGACAACCCGCAGCTCCGCGACGCGGTGCGCGAGGAGCTGATCCGCCGCGAAGTCCTGGCTCAGGAAGCAGCCAAAAAGGGGCTCGACAAGAAGAGCGAAGTGCAGGCCCAGATGGACCTCGCCCGCCAGGCAGTGCTGCTGCGTGCCTACATTCAGGATTACGTGAAGACCAACCCAGTCACCGACGCCGACCTGAAGAAGGAATACGACAGCGTCAAGGGCAAGATGGGCTCGAAGGAATACAAGCCGCGTCACGTCCTGGTCGAGACCGAGGACGAGGCCAAGGCGATCATCGCCAAGCTGAAGGCCGGCGAGAAGTTCGACGCCCTCGCCAAGCAGTCGAAGGATCCGGGCTCCAAGGACAACGGCGGCGACCTCGGCTGGAGCAATCCGGGCATGTTCGTGAAGCCTTTCTCCGATGCGATGGTCAAGCTCGAGAAGGGCAAGTACAGCGACGCGCCCGTGAAGTCGGACTTCGGCTACCACGTGATCCAGCTCGACGACGTGCGCGACCTGAAGGCGCCCGACTTCGACGAAGTGAAGCCGCAGCTCGAGCAGCGTCTGCAGCAGCAAAAGATCGAGAAGCACATCATGGATCTGCGCGCCAAGGCGAAGGTCCAGTAAGCGTCCCGACCTGAAACACGAAGGGCCGCCCCGAGCGATCGGGGCGGCCCTTTGCATTCCGGGGCCCGACACGCGGAGGAGAGCTGCCGCCCCCTCCGCCGCGTCGTCAGAACTGTGCTTCGTCGAGCGCCAGCGCACCCGCGGCGCCATTCACGACCGAGTACGACAGCGCCTGCGCCTGCGACAGGATGTGGTCGGCGTAGAAGCGCGCGGTGACGATCTTGGTCTTGTAGAACTCGTCGGAGGAGCCTTCCGCGATGCGCATCGACGACACCAGCGCGGCACGCGCCATGAGCCAGCCGCCGGCCACGATGCCGAGAAGCTTGAGGAAGGGCACCGAGCCCACGGAGGCGGCCTTGATGTCCTTGCCGTAGGTCGCAAGAACGTACTCGACCGCCGCTTCGAGCGCGGCGATGCCCGATTCGAGGGATCTGCGGATCGCCACGAACGCCTCGTCGCCGGCGTGCTCGCCGAGCTGAGCGACCACGCCGCGCATTTCCGCGATCAGGGCCTTGATCGTGACGCCACCTTCGCGCGCGGTCTTCCGGCCGATGAGGTCGTTCGCCTGAATCGCGGTCGTGCCTTCGTAGATCGTCGTGATGCGCGAATCGCGCAGATGTTGCGCGGCGCCGGTTTCCTCGATGAAGCCCATGCCGCCATGCACCTGCACACCGGTCGAGGCGATGTCGATCGAGTTTTCCGTCGACCAGCCCTTGACGACCGGAATCATCAGGTCGACAAAAGCCTGATTTTCCGCACGCACCGCAGCGTCGGGATCCCGATGCGCAGCGTCGTTCGCGGCAGCCACGACGTAGGCCAGCGCACGGCTGGCTTCGGTCTGC
It contains:
- a CDS encoding BolA family protein, translating into MTVIDEIRDRLALLNPLSIEIEDDSALHAGHAGAKGGGGHYRMTMVSDAFIGKNTVARHRLIYGALGELMRTRIHALAIRALTAEEANTQPNRKEL
- a CDS encoding peptidylprolyl isomerase, translating into MIRFPSRLALCLMAGLIGQAAHAAGPAATVNGTAISAARADVMFNEQRAQGAPDNPQLRDAVREELIRREVLAQEAAKKGLDKKSEVQAQMDLARQAVLLRAYIQDYVKTNPVTDADLKKEYDSVKGKMGSKEYKPRHVLVETEDEAKAIIAKLKAGEKFDALAKQSKDPGSKDNGGDLGWSNPGMFVKPFSDAMVKLEKGKYSDAPVKSDFGYHVIQLDDVRDLKAPDFDEVKPQLEQRLQQQKIEKHIMDLRAKAKVQ
- a CDS encoding septation protein A, which gives rise to MKILFDLLPVILFFAAYKFAGHDPAAAHDLATRVLGEGIQATQAPILIATAVAILATAGQIAWVWFRHRKVDTMLWVSLAIIVVFGGATLFFHNPTFIKWKPTALYWLFGITLAGSELLFHRNLIRKMLEAQVRLPEPVWGRLSHAWTAFFIGMGVLNLYVAYNFSEENWVNFKLFGGMGLMLLFVLAQGLYLSKHIQEETS
- a CDS encoding YciI family protein, with protein sequence MLYVLTGEDAPGKLDARMAVRPAHLARLEALRDEGRLVVAGPMPAIDSPDPGPAGFFGSLVIAEFPSQTDAEAWLASDPYVTNGVFARTSVRPYKKVLP